In Syntrophales bacterium, a single window of DNA contains:
- a CDS encoding FAD-linked oxidase C-terminal domain-containing protein, which translates to MVEDSIIAQLKDVLGESNVLRDRADLVTYSYDATPDLPSRMPDVIVLPATTAEVRNIVLIARNNGLAVYPRGAGTNLSGGTIPLQGGIVLSFQRMDRILEVDPENLTATVQAGVVIQSLNDAVAPYGLMYPPDPGTVTTATMGGSVAECAGGLRGLKYGVTKHYVLGMEVVLASGEIFKFGGKTVKNVTAYDFASLFVGSEGTLGIITQITVKLVPPPKYRKAMLATFQRLEDAGNTVTGIIKAHIIPATLEIMDRVTIQTVESYAKVGLPTDAEALLLIEVDGGSPDLVDAEAEAVLKVIGEHGGKVRLAQSEMERDRIWTARRAALPALAQVSPTTILEDATVPRNRIADMLMAVQDIARRYRLRIGTFGHAGDGNLHPTILTDVRNAEEMERVHRAVDEIFSTALRLGGTLSGEHGIGLAKMKYLGDELNGSGLNLMRRLKDALDPDSILNPDKIVPLKRNS; encoded by the coding sequence ATGGTCGAGGATTCCATAATCGCCCAGTTGAAGGACGTCCTGGGCGAATCGAATGTCCTGAGGGACCGGGCCGACCTCGTTACATACAGCTACGATGCCACGCCCGATCTGCCGAGCCGGATGCCCGACGTGATCGTGCTGCCGGCGACCACCGCGGAAGTCCGGAACATTGTCCTCATCGCCAGGAACAACGGGCTGGCCGTCTACCCCCGCGGGGCGGGCACCAACCTGAGCGGCGGGACGATCCCGCTGCAGGGCGGCATCGTCCTGTCGTTTCAGAGAATGGACCGGATCCTGGAAGTGGACCCGGAAAACCTGACGGCCACGGTGCAGGCGGGGGTGGTCATCCAGTCCCTCAACGACGCCGTGGCGCCGTACGGGCTGATGTATCCCCCCGACCCGGGGACAGTGACAACGGCGACCATGGGGGGATCCGTCGCGGAATGCGCGGGGGGACTGCGGGGGCTGAAGTACGGCGTGACCAAGCACTACGTCCTGGGGATGGAGGTCGTCCTGGCCTCGGGGGAGATCTTCAAGTTCGGCGGGAAGACGGTGAAGAACGTCACCGCCTACGATTTCGCCTCCCTCTTTGTGGGCTCCGAAGGCACCCTGGGGATCATCACCCAGATCACCGTCAAGCTCGTCCCGCCTCCCAAGTACCGGAAGGCCATGCTGGCGACGTTCCAGCGTCTCGAAGACGCCGGAAACACGGTGACGGGCATCATCAAGGCCCATATCATCCCCGCCACACTGGAGATCATGGACCGGGTGACCATTCAGACCGTCGAGAGCTACGCGAAGGTCGGATTGCCGACGGACGCGGAAGCGCTTCTCCTGATCGAAGTCGACGGCGGATCCCCGGACCTGGTGGATGCAGAGGCGGAGGCCGTGCTGAAGGTGATCGGAGAGCATGGAGGGAAGGTCCGACTCGCCCAGTCGGAGATGGAGAGAGACCGGATCTGGACGGCCCGGAGGGCCGCCCTGCCCGCACTGGCGCAGGTCAGTCCCACGACCATCCTGGAAGACGCCACGGTGCCCAGGAACCGCATTGCCGACATGCTCATGGCCGTTCAGGACATCGCCCGCCGGTATCGACTCCGGATCGGGACCTTCGGCCATGCCGGCGACGGGAATCTTCACCCCACCATCCTGACGGACGTGCGAAACGCGGAGGAAATGGAACGGGTCCACCGGGCCGTCGACGAGATTTTCTCCACGGCCCTCCGGCTCGGCGGAACCCTTTCCGGCGAGCACGGGATCGGGCTGGCCAAGATGAAATACCTCGGGGACGAATTGAACGGCAGCGGGCTCAACCTGATGCGCCGCCTGAAGGATGCCCTGGATCCCGATTCCATTCTGAATCCAGACAAGATAGTGCCCCTGAAGAGGAATTCCTGA